One window of the Eucalyptus grandis isolate ANBG69807.140 chromosome 8, ASM1654582v1, whole genome shotgun sequence genome contains the following:
- the LOC120287706 gene encoding membrane steroid-binding protein 2-like isoform X2 has protein sequence MALQLWETLKESIVASTGLSPATFFTILALGLAVYYVVSGLFGSLSHRHQRPRNYQEQMKPLAPRVQLVETSEDELKQYDGTDPKKSLLMANRGQIYDVSQSSIEGVTMSS, from the exons ATGGCTCTGCAACTGTGGGAGACCCTCAAAGAATCCATCGTCGCCTCCACGGGCCTGTCCCCAGCGACTTTCTTCACCATCCTTGCCCTTGGGCTCGCCGTCTACTATGTCGTGTCCGGCCTCTTCGGGTCGTTATCCCACCGCCACCAGAGGCCGAGGAACTACCAGGAGCAGATGAAGCCTCTCGCTCCTCGTGTTCAGCTTGTCGAGACCTCCGAGGACGAGCTCAAGCAGTACGACGGCACCGACCCCAAGAAGTCTCTCTTGATGGCCAACAGGGGGCAGATCTACGATGTCTCTCAGAGCAG cATAGAAGGAGTTACGATGTCTTCCTAA
- the LOC120287706 gene encoding membrane steroid-binding protein 2-like isoform X1 — protein sequence MALQLWETLKESIVASTGLSPATFFTILALGLAVYYVVSGLFGSLSHRHQRPRNYQEQMKPLAPRVQLVETSEDELKQYDGTDPKKSLLMANRGQIYDVSQSRRSYDVFLSFRGTDVHNNFLGHLYIALTREELTLTSIVKN from the exons ATGGCTCTGCAACTGTGGGAGACCCTCAAAGAATCCATCGTCGCCTCCACGGGCCTGTCCCCAGCGACTTTCTTCACCATCCTTGCCCTTGGGCTCGCCGTCTACTATGTCGTGTCCGGCCTCTTCGGGTCGTTATCCCACCGCCACCAGAGGCCGAGGAACTACCAGGAGCAGATGAAGCCTCTCGCTCCTCGTGTTCAGCTTGTCGAGACCTCCGAGGACGAGCTCAAGCAGTACGACGGCACCGACCCCAAGAAGTCTCTCTTGATGGCCAACAGGGGGCAGATCTACGATGTCTCTCAGAGCAG AAGGAGTTACGATGTCTTCCTAAGTTTCAGAGGCACAGACGTCCACAATAACTTTCTTGGTCATCTCTACATAGCTCTGACCAGAGAGGAATTAACACTTACATCGATAGTGAAGAATTGA